One genomic window of Ciona intestinalis chromosome 7, KH, whole genome shotgun sequence includes the following:
- the LOC100180820 gene encoding platelet-activating factor acetylhydrolase 2, cytoplasmic — MLCELPTMLFLLTNLFHVYSNWGINNNYIQLEVKIKQLCKIRMTRVLPKPSGPYSVGCFDVSTKCGEDRCLFRLYYPTKPQEAVSSENPLWLPCKEYASGFTSFVNIPSFSWLFRWFFSSTRIPVSWNGDLQMPKSVQKLPVVLFSHGLGGIRTTYSNVCTDLASYGTLVASIEHSDKSASATYYLEEKVNLESGDSEKVVEKKWLPFHKVSGGEPAEHECRNKQVRHRAAECCKTLDILQLLNEGNLETVEGNENLHQFKNALDLEKCAVLGHSFGGGTAVAALSMDERFKVGIGLDSWMYPLDKTMYATINPVPFLFINSETFQWPSNVAKMRKLDSNTFNIEAQREIITLVGTSHHSQCDFPLLLRSHFFSKSIGISGTADPVGVAKLNNEIVRAFIGKHLGLEFGRDLESLIQENEDGIIRGSNLKLDESKIEESKEALRELKKTNYEVFFSCNRPIYPF; from the coding sequence ATGCTCTGCGAGTTACCtacaatgttgtttttactaaCAAACTTGTTTCATGTATACAGCAATTGGGgaataaataataactatATACAGTTAGAGGTAAAGATTAAACAGCTGTGTAAAATTCGAATGACCAGAGTATTACCCAAGCCCTCGGGGCCTTATTCCGTTGGTTGTTTCGACGTCAGCACAAAATGTGGGgaagaccgttgtttatttcGTTTGTATTACCCAACCAAACCACAAGAGGCAGTTTCTAGTGAAAACCCACTATGGCTGCCATGCAAGGAGTACGCTAGTGGATTCACAAGTTTTGTTAACATACCTTCATTCTCGTGGTTGTTCCGTTGGTTTTTCTCAAGTACAAGGATACCTGTAAGTTGGAACGGCGATCTTCAGATGCCAAAAAGTGTCCAAAAACTGCCGGTAGTTTTGTTTTCCCATGGCCTAGGTGGTATACGCACAACATATAGTAATGTATGCACTGATCTTGCCTCGTATGGAACACTGGTTGCTTCCATTGAGCATTCAGATAAATCGGCTTCTGCAACTTATTATTTAGAAGAGAAAGTAAACCTGGAAAGTGGGGATTCTGAAAAAGTTGTTGAGAAAAAATGGCTCCCATTTCACAAAGTTAGTGGAGGGGAACCTGCAGAGCATGAGTGTCGGAACAAACAAGTGCGCCATCGAGCGGCAGAATGCTGTAAAACTCTTGACATTCTGCAACTTTTGAACGAAGGTAATTTGGAAACTGTTGAAGGAAATGAGAATCTACATCAATTCAAAAATGCCCTCGACCTCGAAAAATGTGCAGTTTTGGGACATTCTTTTGGAGGGGGTACGGCAGTTGCTGCATTATCAATGGATGAACGATTTAAAGTCGGAATTGGGTTAGACTCTTGGATGTATCCTCTTGATAAAACAATGTACGCGACCATTAACCCTGTCCCATTTCTGTTCATCAACAGTGAAACTTTCCAATGGCCGTCGAATGTTGCAAAAATGCGGAAATTAGATTCAAACACCTTCAATATAGAAGCTCAAAGAGAAATAATAACCCTTGTCGGAACTTCCCACCACTCACAGTGTGACTTTCCTTTGTTATTACGATCCCACTTCTTCTCAAAGTCAATTGGAATCTCAGGAACGGCAGATCCTGTAGGAGTCGCGAAACTGAACAACGAAATAGTCCGCGCTTTTATCGGAAAACATCTCGGACTTGAGTTCGGAAGAGACTTGGAGAGTTTGATCCAAGAAAATGAGGATGGCATTATCAGAGGATCAAATCTTAAACTGGATGAGAGCAAGATTGAGGAATCAAAAGAAGCGTTGAGGGAAttgaagaaaacaaattatgaagtttttttttcctgCAATAGGCCTATATACCCCTTCTAg